A portion of the Leptospira terpstrae serovar Hualin str. LT 11-33 = ATCC 700639 genome contains these proteins:
- a CDS encoding methyl-accepting chemotaxis protein: MSAETNEISQFERSLFRKGISLIVYTKYGLSAIFLLGVAANFATKSFIPNFIGSLIFLLNGLIPGYYLRKEKEITRAWAFTIIFIDLLILVSFFYLDIYNNYTKGDASNTVTAGIFYIIFVFIAIYSSFLFESKLVMIVGVISTCLYIGGIYLSAKLGSALVAKPFPEMLRANNIIVATEVQKIIFYFGVIFSLRYVVALIREMQSDLKTKLKETLENQNFITEKSNQMGKSAKTLATSVETLQSMSDELHNQSQNQAASVEEISASVEELSSSATSSANLVEDQVARVKIVDQNFLSLQNISENVKVKTTQIAKDVSLSADFSKKVKTSSEELNSIYAELNQAFSKVEEINQMMSEIADQTNLLALNASIEAARAGEHGRGFAVVAQEVAKLAERSQSNAGTIAKIVKEAGLKINEGTRYSKEVKTQVESQNQELLRIENEILSLEGHVSEQENLNTKLRVTFSELHVLSEQIGVIAQEQMSGSKEISHAITVIDETTQKLADSVELLYEEINAIHTQSKQLTAT, translated from the coding sequence ATGTCCGCAGAAACAAACGAAATCAGTCAATTTGAAAGATCTCTCTTTCGCAAAGGAATTTCATTGATTGTGTACACAAAGTACGGATTGAGTGCGATATTTCTTTTAGGGGTGGCCGCAAACTTCGCAACCAAAAGTTTTATACCAAATTTCATCGGTTCACTTATCTTTCTTTTGAATGGTCTCATCCCCGGATATTATTTAAGAAAAGAAAAAGAGATCACAAGAGCTTGGGCATTCACTATTATCTTCATTGATTTACTAATTTTAGTGAGTTTTTTTTACCTGGATATTTATAATAATTATACAAAAGGGGATGCAAGTAATACTGTTACAGCAGGTATATTTTATATAATTTTTGTTTTCATCGCAATATATTCCAGCTTTCTCTTCGAATCAAAGTTGGTGATGATTGTTGGAGTCATTTCCACATGTCTCTACATAGGCGGAATTTATTTATCAGCAAAACTTGGTTCTGCTTTAGTCGCAAAACCTTTTCCTGAAATGTTACGCGCAAACAATATCATAGTGGCAACCGAAGTTCAAAAAATCATTTTTTACTTCGGTGTTATTTTTAGTTTACGTTATGTAGTTGCTCTAATTCGAGAAATGCAATCCGACTTAAAAACTAAATTAAAAGAAACTTTAGAAAACCAAAACTTTATTACTGAAAAATCCAATCAAATGGGAAAATCAGCAAAAACACTTGCTACATCTGTTGAAACTTTACAATCCATGTCTGATGAACTCCACAACCAATCTCAAAACCAAGCTGCCTCTGTGGAAGAAATTTCAGCTTCAGTAGAAGAACTATCTTCTTCAGCAACAAGTTCTGCAAATTTGGTCGAAGACCAAGTAGCAAGAGTAAAGATAGTGGATCAAAATTTTTTATCCCTACAAAATATTAGCGAAAATGTAAAAGTCAAAACGACTCAAATTGCTAAAGACGTAAGTCTCTCTGCCGATTTTAGTAAAAAAGTAAAAACATCTTCTGAAGAGCTAAACAGTATTTATGCCGAATTAAATCAGGCCTTCTCCAAAGTAGAAGAAATCAACCAAATGATGTCAGAAATTGCTGATCAGACCAACTTACTCGCATTAAATGCATCGATTGAAGCGGCTCGAGCTGGCGAACATGGACGTGGATTTGCCGTTGTAGCTCAAGAAGTTGCAAAACTAGCAGAACGTTCTCAATCCAATGCAGGTACCATTGCAAAAATAGTGAAGGAAGCGGGCCTAAAAATTAACGAAGGCACAAGATACTCCAAAGAAGTAAAAACCCAAGTGGAAAGCCAAAACCAAGAACTTCTCAGAATCGAAAACGAAATTTTGAGTTTGGAAGGACATGTCAGCGAACAAGAAAATTTGAATACAAAACTCAGAGTTACCTTTTCGGAACTCCATGTATTGTCTGAACAAATTGGAGTGATTGCACAGGAACAAATGTCAGGTAGTAAAGAAATCAGTCATGCCATTACCGTCATTGATGAAACCACACAAAAACTGGCGGACTCTGTCGAACTCCTATATGAAGAGATCAATGCCATCCACACACAGTCCAAACAGCTAACAGCGACCTAA
- a CDS encoding response regulator, giving the protein MSHPTMIANQRAILLVEDQAVLAMMQIRILNSAGFVVHHVSTGEAAIIFLGQKLFPIDIILMDIDLGSGMDGTEAAKEILLLHKIPLVFLSSHTETEIIERTESITSYGYILKTSGEIVLIASIKMALRLFESYQKHSEAQELFEKAFFVSPIAMSLHDTSNQFRFVNVNPSFEKLVGYEKREVIGKTSLDLKMYVNDADSTEIRKKFLTDGKLTGFKHRFRLRNGEVREGNLSMEMVEINGKPHALTFQNFLF; this is encoded by the coding sequence ATGAGCCACCCTACCATGATTGCCAATCAAAGAGCCATTTTATTGGTTGAAGACCAAGCTGTATTAGCAATGATGCAAATCCGGATATTAAATTCGGCGGGTTTTGTAGTTCACCATGTTTCCACTGGTGAAGCTGCCATAATATTTCTTGGTCAAAAACTATTTCCAATCGATATCATCCTTATGGACATTGACTTGGGTTCCGGAATGGACGGAACTGAGGCCGCAAAAGAAATACTTTTATTACACAAAATCCCTCTGGTTTTTTTATCTTCACATACAGAAACAGAAATTATAGAGCGAACAGAATCCATTACTTCTTATGGTTATATTTTGAAGACATCTGGCGAAATAGTATTAATCGCATCCATTAAAATGGCACTTCGTTTGTTTGAAAGTTATCAAAAACATTCGGAAGCCCAAGAACTATTCGAAAAAGCATTTTTTGTAAGTCCCATCGCTATGTCGTTACACGATACTAGTAACCAATTCCGATTTGTAAACGTAAATCCTTCCTTTGAAAAATTAGTGGGATATGAAAAGAGAGAAGTGATAGGGAAAACGAGTTTAGATTTAAAAATGTATGTTAATGATGCAGACAGTACAGAAATTAGAAAAAAATTCTTAACAGATGGAAAGCTAACAGGGTTTAAACATCGCTTTAGGTTAAGGAATGGGGAAGTTAGAGAAGGAAATCTAAGTATGGAAATGGTGGAAATCAATGGAAAGCCACATGCACTCACATTTCAAAACTTTCTCTTTTAG